Proteins encoded together in one Anguilla anguilla isolate fAngAng1 chromosome 9, fAngAng1.pri, whole genome shotgun sequence window:
- the LOC118234882 gene encoding transcription factor Sox-3, translating into MYSMMETEIKSPLPQSNTGSGGNNGKNSSANDQDRVKRPMNAFMVWSRGQRRKMAQENPKMHNSEISKRLGADWKLLTDAEKRPFIDEAKRLRAMHMKEHPDYKYRPRRKTKTLLKKDKYSLPGGLLAPGTNAVNNTVSVGQRMDSYAHMNGWTNSAYSLMQDQLGYPQHPSMNSPQIQQMHRYEMAGLQYPMMSTAQTYMNAASTYSMSPAYTQQTTSAMGLGSMASVCKTETSSPPPAITSHSQRACLGDLRDMISMYLPPGGDGADHSTLQTSRLHSVHQHYQSAGTGVNGTLPLTHI; encoded by the coding sequence ATGTATAGCATGATGGAAACCGAGATAAAAAGCCCGCTTCCGCAGTCTAATACGGGCTCGGGCGGCAACAATGGTAAGAACAGCAGTGCCAACGACCAGGACCGCGTGAAGCGGCCCATGAACGCCTTCATGGTATGGTCCCGGGGCCAGCGAAGGAAGATGGCTCAGGAAAATCCTAAAATGCACAACTCGGAGATCAGCAAGCGTCTTGGGGCAGATTGGAAACTGTTGACCGACGCAGAGAAGCGACCCTTCATTGACGAAGCAAAGCGCCTGCGAGCCATGCACATGAAGGAGCATCCGGATTATAAATACCGACCCCGCAGGAAGACCAAGACCTTACTCAAGAAGGACAAGTACTCCTTGCCTGGGGGACTACTGGCGCCTGGAACGAACGCTGTCAACAATACCGTCTCCGTCGGACAGAGGATGGACAGCTACGCACACATGAACGGATGGACCAACAGCGCCTATTCCCTCATGCAGGATCAGTTGGGATACCCTCAGCATCCCAGCATGAACAGCCCACAAATTCAGCAAATGCACCGGTATGAGATGGCCGGGCTCCAGTACCCCATGATGTCAACCGCCCAGACCTACATGAATGCGGCATCCACTTACAGCATGTCTCCGGCGTACACACAGCAGACCACCAGCGCGATGGGCTTAGGTTCTATGGCATCCGTGTGCAAGACCGAAACAAGTTCGCCTCCTCCGGCCATCACTTCGCACTCCCAAAGAGCGTGTTTGGGGGACCTGAGGGATATGATAAGCATGTACCTTCCTCCCGGGGGAGACGGAGCGGATCACTCCACTCTGCAGACCAGTAGGTTACACAGTGTTCATCAGCACTATCAAAGCGCCGGGACTGGAGTGAACGGAACGCTACCCCTCACCCACATTTGA